In the genome of Bacteroidales bacterium, one region contains:
- a CDS encoding BlaI/MecI/CopY family transcriptional regulator: MKELTRAEEQIMRILWRIRKGYVKDILNEMEEPRPAYNTVSTIVRILEKKKIVGHRVFGKSHEYYPLITQKEYMQRFLKGFVRDYFSSSYASLASFFAREEQLSMSELEEIKSLLEHRINEKSKRDEH; the protein is encoded by the coding sequence ATGAAAGAACTGACAAGGGCAGAAGAACAGATCATGCGCATTCTCTGGAGGATACGGAAAGGGTATGTCAAAGATATCCTAAATGAAATGGAGGAACCTCGCCCGGCTTATAATACGGTTTCGACTATTGTGCGGATACTGGAGAAGAAGAAGATCGTAGGGCACAGGGTTTTTGGAAAGTCGCATGAGTATTATCCCCTGATCACGCAGAAAGAATATATGCAGAGGTTTTTGAAAGGGTTTGTCAGGGATTATTTCAGCAGTTCATACGCTTCCCTCGCTTCCTTCTTTGCCAGGGAAGAGCAGTTGAGCATGTCGGAACTGGAGGAGATAAAATCGTTACTGGAACATAGAATCAACGAGAAAAGCAAACGTGATGAGCACTAG
- a CDS encoding M56 family metallopeptidase, with product MSTSWLYLMVNASLCMGSFYAVYSIFLKKDTHFAMNRFYLLLTALLSLFIPLLSLNLDLAGMPESYSYIVDTISVGSRWAEHALPDDRGTFKFLMVLYSAGAIVALTGFLIRIARLLLIIRSEGYARHDGMKIVFLPEGSGSPFSFFRYVFITREHYRSKEASEMLMHEKIHVSQWHSVDLLLIEILTILQWFNPFIWLYRKSMKHIHEYIADEAVIRQSDDKQAYQYVLLQIGTGFIAGSVTNHFNHSLLKRRFIMMNRSKSLPHTRWKIVAILPVMAFLFLVFSDVSGGYLDQALGWEQPEGAMAGWLASQASSMGPDIVRPAGSVPLTQDDSVFTKVDEPPAFKGGQDALVQYISGNITYPAGAKKQGIQGTVYISFLINEKGKVTNGKIMKGIGSGCDEEALRVIMAMPDWDPGKNEGVPVKVQMTLPIQFRLSDKDQKKDTDADINKDTQKDDDPE from the coding sequence ATGAGCACTAGCTGGTTATATCTGATGGTGAATGCATCGCTGTGCATGGGGTCATTTTATGCGGTATACAGCATCTTCCTGAAAAAGGACACCCATTTTGCCATGAACCGTTTTTACCTGCTGCTCACGGCCCTGCTATCCCTTTTCATTCCGCTGCTCAGCCTGAACCTTGACCTGGCGGGTATGCCTGAAAGTTACAGTTATATAGTGGATACGATTTCGGTCGGCTCCCGATGGGCGGAACATGCATTGCCCGATGATCGCGGGACATTTAAATTCCTGATGGTCCTGTATTCAGCAGGTGCTATCGTTGCCCTTACGGGCTTTTTGATCCGGATTGCCAGGCTATTGCTGATCATACGGTCGGAGGGGTATGCCCGGCACGATGGAATGAAGATCGTTTTTCTGCCTGAAGGCAGCGGGTCACCTTTCTCCTTTTTCAGGTACGTCTTCATTACCCGGGAACATTATCGTTCAAAGGAGGCATCGGAGATGCTGATGCACGAGAAGATACATGTCAGCCAATGGCACTCCGTTGACCTTCTCCTGATTGAAATACTGACCATCCTTCAGTGGTTCAATCCTTTCATCTGGTTGTACCGGAAATCCATGAAACATATCCATGAATACATCGCCGATGAAGCGGTGATCAGGCAGTCGGACGATAAGCAGGCTTACCAGTACGTTTTGCTGCAAATTGGAACCGGCTTTATTGCCGGCTCTGTGACGAACCATTTTAATCATTCACTTTTAAAAAGGAGGTTTATCATGATGAACAGGTCGAAATCACTTCCGCACACCCGGTGGAAGATCGTAGCCATCCTTCCGGTCATGGCTTTTTTATTTCTTGTTTTTTCCGATGTATCAGGGGGTTACCTGGATCAGGCCCTGGGCTGGGAACAACCGGAGGGTGCCATGGCTGGCTGGCTGGCATCTCAGGCTTCTTCTATGGGTCCTGACATTGTTCGGCCAGCGGGTTCCGTTCCGTTGACGCAGGATGACTCGGTTTTCACGAAGGTTGATGAGCCCCCGGCATTTAAAGGAGGCCAGGATGCCCTGGTTCAATATATCTCCGGGAATATCACCTATCCCGCAGGGGCAAAAAAACAGGGGATCCAGGGCACCGTTTACATTTCCTTCCTGATCAATGAAAAAGGCAAGGTAACCAATGGTAAAATCATGAAAGGGATAGGCAGCGGATGTGATGAGGAAGCCCTTCGCGTAATCATGGCGATGCCCGACTGGGATCCCGGTAAAAATGAGGGAGTACCCGTCAAGGTCCAGATGACCCTGCCCATCCAGTTCAGACTATCGGATAAGGACCAGAAAAAGGATACAGACGCGGATATCAATAAGGACACCCAAAAGGATGACGATCCTGAATGA
- a CDS encoding glutamine synthetase family protein has translation MEPQFSLSPNPLVQYLDKPAEEFTKADIIRYIEENDIELINFRYAGGDGRLKELNFVVTSLEQLDQILSMGERVDGSSLFKHIQAGSSDLYVIPRYRTAFLNPFSEIPSLEILCSFFDKYGNPWADAPQHILHKAHQTLQERTGFKLESLGELEYYVISAQDDLFEAGDQRGYHEAEPFSKFSDFRKEAMLAIAQSGGIMKYGHSEVGNFTMDGLIYEQNEIEFNPVPVEDAADQMVVAKWILRTLAQKYGYTVTFAPKITIGKAGSGLHIHNRLMKGTGNVLVKDGHLSDIAKRFIAGMLDLSPSLTAFGNTNPTSYFRLVPHQEAPTNICWGDRNRSVLVRVPLGWRNNVNMARIANPLEKDEEVNFSEKQTVEFRCPDGSADIYLLMAGLAVAARHGLEMPSALEMAAKTYVDVDIFKTENHHRAKELEQLPASCWDSAQALARQRTIYEQYGVFSPTLIDRVMLQLKSYEDENIREQLSTHQEDLIKLVDRFFHCG, from the coding sequence ATGGAACCACAATTCAGCCTGAGCCCGAATCCGCTGGTACAGTATCTTGACAAACCAGCTGAAGAATTCACCAAAGCCGATATCATCCGGTACATTGAAGAAAATGACATCGAACTGATCAATTTCAGATATGCCGGTGGTGACGGTCGTTTAAAAGAACTGAATTTCGTTGTCACGAGCCTCGAACAGCTCGACCAGATTCTCTCAATGGGTGAACGGGTGGATGGAAGCAGCCTGTTCAAACATATCCAGGCAGGATCGAGTGACCTATATGTCATACCCCGCTACCGTACAGCCTTTCTGAATCCTTTTTCGGAGATCCCGAGCCTGGAAATCCTGTGCTCCTTCTTCGACAAATACGGGAATCCCTGGGCTGATGCACCCCAGCATATTCTTCACAAAGCACATCAGACCCTTCAGGAACGAACCGGCTTTAAGCTCGAATCGCTGGGTGAGCTGGAATATTATGTGATCAGCGCGCAGGATGACCTGTTCGAAGCGGGTGATCAGAGGGGATATCACGAAGCAGAGCCCTTTTCCAAATTCAGTGATTTCAGGAAAGAAGCTATGCTGGCCATAGCCCAGTCGGGCGGGATCATGAAATACGGACACTCGGAAGTGGGGAATTTCACCATGGACGGCCTGATCTATGAACAGAATGAGATCGAGTTCAATCCGGTGCCGGTGGAAGATGCCGCCGATCAGATGGTGGTGGCCAAATGGATCCTGCGAACCCTGGCGCAAAAATACGGGTATACCGTCACCTTCGCCCCGAAGATCACCATCGGGAAAGCTGGCAGCGGACTCCATATCCACAACCGGCTCATGAAAGGAACCGGGAACGTGCTGGTCAAGGACGGACACCTGAGCGATATCGCCAAACGATTCATCGCGGGTATGCTTGACCTTTCCCCATCCCTGACTGCCTTCGGAAATACCAACCCCACGAGTTATTTCCGGCTTGTCCCCCACCAGGAAGCGCCGACCAACATTTGCTGGGGCGACCGGAACCGCTCGGTGCTGGTCAGGGTGCCGCTGGGGTGGCGCAACAATGTGAACATGGCCCGGATTGCCAATCCCCTGGAAAAAGATGAAGAGGTGAATTTTTCAGAAAAGCAGACCGTGGAATTCCGCTGCCCCGACGGATCCGCCGACATCTACCTGTTGATGGCCGGCCTTGCCGTGGCAGCAAGGCACGGACTTGAAATGCCCTCTGCCCTCGAGATGGCAGCAAAGACCTATGTGGATGTGGATATTTTCAAAACAGAAAACCATCACAGGGCCAAAGAACTGGAGCAGTTACCAGCATCCTGCTGGGATTCAGCCCAAGCCCTGGCCAGGCAGCGAACCATCTATGAACAGTACGGGGTGTTTTCCCCTACCCTGATCGACCGGGTGATGCTTCAGCTGAAAAGCTATGAAGACGAAAACATCAGGGAACAACTCTCCACCCACCAGGAAGATCTGATCAAACTGGTCGACCGGTTCTTCCACTGCGGATGA